The following are encoded in a window of Actinomycetota bacterium genomic DNA:
- a CDS encoding sugar transferase yields the protein MEPKPVQRAIKRALDIVVAAAGLVVISPLLAVVALAILVTMGQPVLFRQQRPGLHEEPFTVYKFRTMRRGQGDDAERLTRLGRCLRATSVDELPQLWNVLRGDMSLVGPRPLLVEYLDRYDSEQRRRHDMKPGITGLSQVAGRNEVPWTRQFELDVRYVDRWCLRLDLVILTRTVAMVLTRRGIAQPGRATRDRFGPS from the coding sequence ATCGAGCCGAAACCCGTGCAGAGAGCGATCAAGCGTGCCCTCGACATCGTCGTCGCGGCTGCGGGACTGGTCGTCATCTCGCCGTTGTTGGCCGTGGTCGCTCTCGCGATCCTCGTGACGATGGGGCAGCCCGTTCTCTTCCGGCAGCAGCGTCCCGGGCTGCATGAGGAGCCCTTCACGGTCTACAAGTTCCGGACGATGCGTCGCGGCCAGGGTGACGATGCCGAGCGACTGACCCGGTTGGGACGTTGCTTGCGTGCGACCTCCGTCGACGAACTACCCCAACTTTGGAACGTCTTGCGGGGCGATATGAGTTTGGTGGGCCCCCGACCGCTCCTGGTCGAGTACCTCGACCGGTACGACTCTGAGCAGCGACGCCGGCATGACATGAAGCCAGGTATCACCGGCCTGAGCCAGGTGGCCGGCCGCAACGAGGTCCCGTGGACGCGACAGTTTGAGCTCGACGTCCGCTACGTGGACCGGTGGTGTTTGAGGCTCGACCTCGTGATCCTGACTCGCACCGTGGCGATGGTCCTCACTCGACGTGGTATCGCACAGCCCGGCCGAGCTACCCGGGACAGGTTCGGGCCTAGCTGA
- a CDS encoding formyl transferase, with protein MSAGQGASHAEELVRLYREVADGPVLRGDEFRRPEHRHSLGSLDLDLALSVHFPYIVPPDILRVPGRGWINLHPAYLPHNRGWHTPSWAILDKTLAGATLHRMVEEVDAGPIIARRRVPVLAHDTADTLYGRILRAERSLFEDVWPRVRTGDYATIPNRVDEGSFHAKGDLAERGVRFLDLGETTTVADLINRLRALTTSDPSEACYFQRDGQTVRVSVELHPEPQCDA; from the coding sequence GTGAGCGCTGGACAGGGTGCCTCCCACGCAGAGGAACTGGTACGTCTGTACCGGGAGGTGGCTGATGGCCCCGTCCTCCGCGGTGACGAGTTCCGCCGACCGGAACACCGACACAGCCTTGGCAGTCTCGATCTCGACCTTGCGCTGTCAGTGCACTTCCCCTACATCGTGCCCCCCGACATCCTCCGCGTCCCTGGGCGCGGCTGGATCAACCTCCATCCCGCATACCTGCCCCACAACCGCGGGTGGCACACCCCGAGCTGGGCGATCCTCGATAAGACTCTCGCGGGTGCCACCCTGCACCGGATGGTCGAAGAGGTCGATGCGGGTCCGATCATCGCCCGCAGGCGGGTGCCCGTCCTCGCCCACGACACGGCTGACACCCTCTACGGCCGGATCCTGAGAGCCGAGCGATCGTTGTTCGAGGACGTGTGGCCCCGTGTGAGAACCGGCGACTACGCCACCATCCCGAACCGGGTCGACGAAGGTTCCTTCCATGCGAAGGGCGACCTCGCGGAACGTGGCGTTCGCTTCCTCGATCTGGGCGAAACCACGACGGTCGCCGACCTGATCAATCGTCTCCGTGCTCTCACCACGAGCGATCCGAGCGAGGCTTGCTACTTCCAAAGGGACGGACAGACCGTTCGGGTAAGCGTCGAACTCCACCCCGAGCCTCAGTGCGATGCGTAG